The genomic region TGTGTAAAAGACAGTAGACAATGGGAGAGAAAGAAAATCCACAGAAGATACGTGTGATTACTTCTAACACATTAGTTTTATTTGCAtatattcttgaaaatgaaaataaCAAATGAATACTATGTTTGTAACAGCAAGAAAAATTTGCAGTAAAATCTTGTGGTTAAAATTGTCCATTTCACCATGCCCACATAAGTGTATGGTGTTATATTTATCAGAAAAAGCGCAGCATAATTAGACTAAACTCACATCAGAATTTAAAGGAAAATGAGTAAACAACACACTCCGAGGACAATTTACTTAAAGAAATGAATCTGTGTTTCTTTAAAAATTGTAGAATAATAGCCATATATTTTGACAAGTCATAATTGCTTCGGATTTTACTATTTAAAGCCCACCCACCTTATCACCGGAACCATAATCATATCAATTTCTGATTATTAATGCCACAAATAAATCTCACCAACTCGTTTGAATAGCGATCAAAACTATTCAAAactgaaggaaagcagtttttttttaaattcaaattggaaattattttatttagttgTTTTAAGAGAAGAAAGCATAAAAGGATTTTGTAAGCTTAAGTGAAGATTCAAAAATACAGagatggaaaatcagtcaattcATGGTCATATCATCTAAAGTTTAAGAATAAttaaaattagaaataattatttttttaatagtttaaaataaaaaatccaaatctacattttaatattttaataatgatAAAAAATATCTTAAATATGATAAAAAATATCTTAAATGGAAATAAAAGAGTACGCCTGATTATTTGAAATGgtcccaaaataattaaataatttttgttTTCTAATAAAGCAAAGGTGGAATCGTGTATCATGGGGtagttaattaatataatatttcgTGTCATTATTATGTGGCGATTTCGCCAATTTATTTGATCCTCTTTGCCTCCAGAGTTTCATGCCTTGTCCGCATTTCATGCTGCTCTTGTATCCTATCATGGTTCCTCTATTGTTATTTCCTTTTATGTTTTCCATTTTCTCAATCTCCGCTTTTCCTCACTATCTCAATAATATCTCTCAAGATCAACAATATTTGCTCTTGCAATTCAAAGCCGCCATTTGGAATAACAATGACACTTTGCAGCCCAACTGGACTCTCCTTCGGCCCCTCTGCAATTGGACTGGCGTCACCTATGATCGTTCTTCTCACTCTGTCGTCGCCCTCAATTTATCGAGCATGAACTTACATGGCATAATCTCTCCTATCCTAGGGAATCTCTCCTCTCTTCGATCCCTTGACCTCTCCAAAAATGCCCTCGCTGGTACCATTCCATCTCAACTCGGCCGACTTCCCCATCTGCAGGTACTCTTGCTCTATAGCAATCAATTGCAAGGAACCATTCCGCCCTCTCTCTCCGCTTGCCGCAATTTGTATGACCTCAGACTTTCCTTTAACCAACTGCATGGCAGCATTCCGCCCGAGCTAAGTCTCCTCACAAATTTGAAGATCCTGTACTTGGGAATAAACAATCTCACGGGTTCCATTCCCAGTTCTTTAGGAAATCTGTCTACGTTGGTTGAATTGGATTTGGGAATAAATAATCTCAGAGGCACCATTCCGCCCACTCTGTCCACTTGCCGCGGTTTGCATGACCTGAGACTCACTTTTAACCAACTGCATGGCAGCATTCCGCACGAGTTGAGTCTCCTAACGAGTTTGGAGATCCTTTACTTGGGAGCAAACAATTTCACTGGTACCATTCCCCATTCTTTAGGAAATCTATCCTCTTTGGTTGAATTGGAATTGGCAAAAAATGATCTCAGTGGTATCATTCCTCATGAATTGGGCATGCTCCCTCACCTTCAGTCTCTTAACCTTTGGGGAAATAAGCTATCTGGCACCATTCCTAGTTCTTTAGGAAATCTGTCTGCCTTGACCGTTTTAGATTTGTCGAGAAACCATCTACAGGGCACAATTCCACCCACTCTCTCCGCTTGCCGCGGTTTGTACGGCTTGATGCTCTCCTTTAACCAGTTGCATGGCAGCATTCCTCACCAACTGAGTCTCCTCACAAGTTTGAAGATCCTTTATTTGGGTGCAAACAATCTCTCCGGAACCATTCCCTATTCTTTAGGAAATCTGTCCGCCTTAGTTACATTGGATTTGGGAAGAAATGATATCACAGGTACCATTCCTCCTGAATTGGGCATGCTCACTCGCCTCGAGGCTCTCTACCTTAATAAAAACAAGTTATCCGGCACCATTCCTAATTCCTTAGGAAATCTGTGTGCCTTAAAGAATTTAAGTTTGTCAGAGAACAATCTCCAGGGCTCCATTCCCTGGTGAACTTGTAAAAGCGGCTGAGGTGAGAGTTTCAAACAGACTGGCAGATGTTATCGAGGGATGCAAATGAAAACATGGAAGACAACGACCCATGGAAATGCAGCTTCTTCAATTTCACATTTATCAATCGTAAAAGTTTGACATTTTGGATGTGCTTTTTAGTGCTTTATGCTAGCCATTTCAAGTTTATGTTCGCCCACAACATTGTATACTTTCATGCAATATACTCAGGTGTAATTTTTAACAAGATATTCCAATAATGTGTAATATATTGTTTTATTATATTCagaattttgatatttttattttcttccccTCGTCGATATGCATTATTCTCCCAGGTGAAAATGATGAAATCAATCTGAATGCTATAAATACTATGAAACATTCATGCCCTGAGAGAATAAATTAGGAAAAAGAATTGAAGAATTTCCGTTACTGAGTTTGTTGTTGAATAATTTGAAATACCTTTGAAGGATGCGTCGTGAGGCTTCTTACAGAATTCATTCAAAGTTTTAGACCTATATGTTGCATATACTCTTTAATTGAGAATTCATTATCCAAACAAATGCATCTAACATTATACCAATTGCTTCAGAGATCTATA from Cryptomeria japonica chromosome 3, Sugi_1.0, whole genome shotgun sequence harbors:
- the LOC131038292 gene encoding LRR receptor-like serine/threonine-protein kinase RGI5, producing the protein MFSIFSISAFPHYLNNISQDQQYLLLQFKAAIWNNNDTLQPNWTLLRPLCNWTGVTYDRSSHSVVALNLSSMNLHGIISPILGNLSSLRSLDLSKNALAGTIPSQLGRLPHLQVLLLYSNQLQGTIPPSLSACRNLYDLRLSFNQLHGSIPPELSLLTNLKILYLGINNLTGSIPSSLGNLSTLVELDLGINNLRGTIPPTLSTCRGLHDLRLTFNQLHGSIPHELSLLTSLEILYLGANNFTGTIPHSLGNLSSLVELELAKNDLSGIIPHELGMLPHLQSLNLWGNKLSGTIPSSLGNLSALTVLDLSRNHLQGTIPPTLSACRGLYGLMLSFNQLHGSIPHQLSLLTSLKILYLGANNLSGTIPYSLGNLSALVTLDLGRNDITGTIPPELGMLTRLEALYLNKNKLSGTIPNSLGNLCALKNLSLSENNLQGSIPW